From Balneola sp. MJW-20, the proteins below share one genomic window:
- a CDS encoding glycosyltransferase family 4 protein has protein sequence MNCAILVPNYFLSGGVKTVANFIKDNLIKRGIKVDVISLKNGVRESLSRSITRPSSWFKGVQTNLVMDGDTRVYEYGTNWSEFEFQRYKPTKELTKKLNEYDIVQVVAGTPAWANLCRDSNPPIILQVATLTNIEREALLKTTGGLKGLWYKWMTKIVTGLDKIGMETADAIMVENNWMQKKLLSLGYESKTHLAPPGIDISIFKSKKSDPGSENLIDSDYILSVGRLADPRKDVRTLFEAYAKLKKITSDTPKLVLAGKTLPGEGLMKFAEELGITQDLYMFQEVSFRDLISLYQHASIFVLSSREEGLGMVIMESMACGIPVVATDCGGPNTLIDDSTDGFLIKVGDSDGMANKIKALLDPPLNNEFSEKAIKKIKTDFNSDICIQRYISVYHWLLKPKI, from the coding sequence TTGAATTGTGCGATATTAGTTCCAAATTATTTTTTATCGGGAGGCGTAAAAACCGTAGCAAATTTTATCAAGGATAATTTGATAAAGAGGGGAATAAAGGTTGATGTGATATCCCTTAAAAACGGAGTTCGTGAATCATTAAGTAGAAGTATAACAAGACCGTCAAGCTGGTTCAAAGGCGTGCAAACTAATTTGGTTATGGACGGTGACACCAGAGTGTATGAATATGGTACAAACTGGAGTGAATTTGAGTTTCAGCGTTATAAACCTACTAAGGAGTTAACCAAAAAACTAAATGAATATGATATTGTTCAGGTAGTGGCTGGTACACCTGCTTGGGCTAATTTATGTAGGGATTCAAATCCCCCAATTATTCTACAGGTAGCAACTCTTACAAATATTGAAAGAGAAGCGCTTTTGAAAACTACAGGTGGGTTAAAAGGTCTGTGGTATAAATGGATGACAAAAATTGTTACTGGTTTGGATAAGATAGGTATGGAAACGGCTGATGCCATTATGGTGGAAAACAACTGGATGCAAAAAAAGCTTTTATCATTAGGTTATGAAAGTAAGACACATTTAGCTCCTCCTGGAATAGATATTTCTATTTTTAAATCAAAGAAATCAGATCCTGGGTCTGAAAATTTAATTGATTCGGATTATATCTTGAGTGTCGGTAGGCTGGCTGATCCCAGAAAAGACGTGCGAACTTTATTTGAAGCATATGCGAAGCTGAAGAAAATTACATCCGATACACCTAAATTAGTGCTTGCGGGTAAAACTCTGCCTGGAGAGGGATTAATGAAGTTCGCAGAAGAATTAGGGATAACGCAAGATCTTTACATGTTTCAGGAGGTCAGTTTTCGTGATTTGATAAGTTTGTATCAACATGCATCTATCTTTGTGCTTTCATCAAGAGAAGAAGGACTCGGTATGGTAATCATGGAATCTATGGCATGTGGAATCCCAGTAGTGGCAACAGACTGTGGAGGGCCGAATACCCTAATAGATGATTCGACTGATGGGTTTCTGATTAAAGTTGGTGATAGTGATGGAATGGCAAATAAAATAAAGGCTCTATTAGATCCACCTTTGAATAATGAATTTTCAGAAAAAGCTATTAAAAAGATCAAAACTGATTTTAATTCAGATATTTGTATTCAAAGGTATATTAGTGTTTACCATTGGTTGTTAAAGCCAAAGATTTAA
- a CDS encoding glycosyltransferase family 4 protein, protein MLNHENTTVRKILIFVDWFKPGYKAGGPIRSVANLIDHLHDEFEFDVVTSDRDQGDSGPYESIEINEWIQFDHCRVWYLSPDQQTIRHCREIIEQGDYDRIYINSMLSLNFALKPLMALRNRLQDVILAPRGMLGKGALSLKPVKKKLFLWLFRMLGVGKKITWHATSPDEVAEIQEQFGETIKFHTVRNLPSVMPEQCPEKNKEPGDLKLFFLSRISSIKNLSAALEYLAMMDSICTIRFTIFGPLEEPSYWQECCRLIEKLPDHIHVEYRGTLPHPEIEEQINDQHLMILPTLNENYGHVIVEAWQNACPVIISDNTPWKNLEEKSVGFDISLDQPERFVKGIEKMAGMDQKEFERWSNAAFEYGRSITYDEEVLNIYRKMFMVDKKL, encoded by the coding sequence ATGCTAAATCATGAAAATACAACAGTGAGAAAGATCCTGATCTTTGTGGACTGGTTCAAACCCGGTTATAAAGCCGGGGGTCCGATACGATCCGTGGCTAATCTTATCGACCACTTACATGATGAGTTTGAATTTGATGTGGTTACCTCCGACCGGGACCAGGGTGACTCCGGGCCTTATGAGAGCATAGAGATAAATGAATGGATACAATTTGACCACTGCCGGGTTTGGTACCTGTCTCCGGACCAACAGACCATCCGACATTGCCGGGAGATCATTGAGCAGGGGGATTATGACAGGATCTATATTAATTCCATGCTTTCTCTGAATTTTGCGCTTAAACCCCTGATGGCATTAAGGAACAGACTGCAAGATGTGATCCTGGCTCCCCGCGGGATGCTTGGGAAGGGAGCGCTGAGCCTGAAGCCTGTTAAAAAGAAGCTTTTTCTGTGGCTTTTCAGGATGTTGGGTGTGGGCAAAAAGATCACATGGCATGCCACCTCTCCGGACGAGGTTGCAGAGATTCAGGAACAGTTTGGTGAAACTATCAAGTTTCATACGGTAAGGAATCTCCCTTCCGTGATGCCGGAACAGTGCCCGGAAAAGAATAAGGAACCGGGTGACCTAAAGCTCTTTTTTTTGTCCAGGATCAGCAGTATAAAAAACCTCAGTGCAGCACTTGAATATTTAGCAATGATGGATAGTATCTGTACAATCCGGTTTACGATATTTGGTCCGCTGGAGGAGCCATCATATTGGCAAGAGTGCTGTAGATTGATTGAAAAGCTGCCGGATCATATACACGTGGAATACAGGGGTACACTTCCCCATCCTGAGATAGAAGAACAGATAAATGACCAGCATCTAATGATACTCCCCACTCTTAATGAGAATTACGGCCATGTGATTGTTGAAGCCTGGCAGAATGCTTGTCCGGTTATTATTTCCGATAACACGCCGTGGAAGAACCTGGAAGAAAAAAGTGTCGGTTTTGATATCAGCCTTGATCAACCGGAGAGATTTGTTAAGGGTATCGAAAAAATGGCCGGTATGGATCAAAAGGAATTTGAGCGCTGGTCAAATGCAGCTTTTGAATATGGCAGGTCGATCACCTATGATGAGGAAGTACTGAATATCTACCGGAAGATGTTCATGGTCGATAAAAAATTATGA
- a CDS encoding WcaF family extracellular polysaccharide biosynthesis acetyltransferase has protein sequence MTTDLSSYNNDWYNPGSPVKRLCWYFVNVFFFKNTLNPSSSLKVLLLKLFGAKVGRGVMIKPGVNIKYPWMLKIGDHSWVGENVWIDNLAEVSIGSNVCISQGALLLSGNHDYKKTSFDLITKPIVIENGVWIGAKAVVCPGVRCHSHSVLSVQSVATRDLEEYQVYRGNPAQPVRKRMISE, from the coding sequence ATGACAACCGATCTTTCCTCATATAATAATGACTGGTACAACCCGGGAAGCCCGGTAAAACGGCTATGCTGGTACTTTGTCAACGTGTTTTTTTTTAAGAACACGCTGAATCCCTCATCCTCACTGAAGGTCCTGCTTCTAAAACTATTCGGAGCTAAAGTGGGGAGGGGAGTAATGATCAAGCCGGGGGTGAATATCAAATATCCCTGGATGCTGAAGATAGGAGACCACAGCTGGGTAGGAGAGAATGTCTGGATCGATAACCTGGCTGAAGTGAGTATAGGCAGTAACGTATGTATCTCCCAGGGGGCGCTGCTGCTAAGTGGAAATCATGACTATAAAAAGACTTCTTTTGACCTGATCACGAAGCCCATCGTCATAGAAAACGGAGTATGGATCGGGGCAAAGGCAGTGGTCTGCCCGGGGGTCCGGTGCCATTCTCACAGTGTTCTTTCCGTACAGTCTGTGGCTACAAGAGACCTGGAGGAGTACCAGGTCTACCGGGGAAATCCGGCCCAACCGGTCAGAAAAAGGATGATATCAGAATGA
- a CDS encoding glycosyltransferase family 2 protein, with translation MKISVITISFNSEATMGKTIESIRGQNYSDIEHIVVDGGSSDRTLDIIQDNENITSKWISEPDDGIYDAMNKGIRLATGDVIGFLNSDDRYYDEYVVQNIADAFIKYDCDCTYGNLVYSNDQGKITRVWDSRSYEPGLFRKSWTPAHPTFYCKQSVYEQYDLYKTDYEIAADVELMFRYLNVHGIRSHFIDRRLVNMLEGGVSNQGLQSTITITKEMSRAFKENGLKLNIPKYLFYKGLKMKEFLNR, from the coding sequence ATGAAAATATCGGTGATCACCATCTCCTTTAATTCCGAAGCGACCATGGGCAAAACCATTGAAAGCATCCGGGGGCAAAATTATTCTGATATCGAACATATTGTGGTCGACGGCGGATCCTCAGACCGGACCCTGGATATTATACAGGACAATGAGAATATAACCAGTAAATGGATCTCAGAACCAGATGACGGGATCTATGATGCCATGAATAAGGGTATCAGGTTGGCAACGGGTGATGTGATCGGCTTCCTGAACTCCGACGACCGCTATTATGATGAGTATGTCGTTCAAAATATTGCTGATGCTTTCATTAAATATGATTGTGACTGTACCTACGGGAATCTGGTCTACTCCAATGATCAGGGTAAAATAACCCGGGTGTGGGACTCCAGGTCATATGAACCGGGCTTATTCCGTAAAAGCTGGACCCCGGCACATCCTACTTTTTACTGCAAGCAGTCGGTCTACGAACAATATGATCTCTATAAAACAGACTATGAGATCGCTGCGGATGTGGAGCTCATGTTCCGCTATCTGAATGTGCACGGGATACGGTCGCATTTCATAGATCGCAGACTGGTCAATATGCTGGAAGGAGGGGTGAGCAACCAGGGACTACAAAGCACGATCACCATTACAAAAGAAATGTCCCGGGCTTTTAAAGAGAATGGTCTGAAGCTGAATATCCCAAAGTATTTGTTCTATAAGGGACTCAAAATGAAGGAGTTCCTGAACCGATGA
- a CDS encoding NAD-dependent epimerase/dehydratase family protein, producing MSVLLTGASGFVGKNLYPYLKTYIKAEISCLYRNSHSFPYELSSQDQLISWGEFWEGESSYRHYIHLAGKAHDTKQVSADKEYIEVNYELTKKLYERFLEDPSAELFVLMSSVKAAADSVEGRLTEEVRPQPETPYGRSKLMAEDYIMENLPEDKRVIIIRPCMIHGPGNKGNLNLLYSVVSKGIPWPLGAFDNRRSFLSIDNLNYVIGEILNGKLSSGIYNIADDEALSTNELVGLIAEVTGSRSRIWNIPEALIRLGAKAGNILPLPLDEGRLQKLTENYVVSNQKLKEAVGIDRMPVTAGEGLIKTLRSFGS from the coding sequence ATGAGTGTGCTGCTGACCGGTGCCAGTGGATTTGTGGGGAAAAACCTCTATCCCTATTTGAAGACCTACATTAAAGCTGAAATAAGCTGTCTGTACCGCAATTCTCATTCTTTTCCGTATGAACTGTCATCACAGGATCAGCTTATAAGCTGGGGTGAGTTCTGGGAAGGAGAGAGTTCATACCGGCACTACATCCACCTGGCCGGAAAGGCGCATGACACGAAACAAGTATCCGCTGATAAAGAGTATATTGAGGTCAATTATGAGCTGACTAAAAAGCTCTACGAACGTTTTCTGGAAGACCCCTCAGCGGAGCTCTTTGTGCTCATGAGTTCCGTAAAGGCAGCGGCTGACTCAGTGGAGGGCCGGCTGACCGAAGAGGTTCGTCCGCAGCCTGAGACTCCGTATGGGCGCTCCAAGCTGATGGCCGAAGATTACATCATGGAAAATCTTCCGGAGGACAAGAGAGTGATCATCATCCGGCCCTGCATGATCCACGGTCCGGGAAATAAGGGGAATCTTAACCTCCTGTACTCTGTAGTCAGTAAAGGGATACCATGGCCACTGGGGGCTTTTGATAACCGGCGTTCTTTTCTGTCTATAGATAACCTTAACTACGTGATCGGGGAGATCCTGAATGGTAAACTCAGTTCCGGGATCTATAACATAGCGGATGATGAGGCTTTATCCACCAATGAACTGGTTGGACTTATTGCCGAAGTGACCGGGTCCCGCAGCCGGATCTGGAATATTCCGGAAGCCCTGATACGACTGGGAGCAAAAGCCGGAAATATCTTACCCCTGCCTTTGGATGAGGGGAGGCTACAGAAGCTTACGGAAAACTATGTGGTCAGCAATCAAAAACTTAAGGAAGCAGTTGGGATCGACCGGATGCCGGTCACTGCAGGGGAAGGACTGATTAAAACCCTCAGGAGTTTCGGCTCATGA
- a CDS encoding UDP-GlcNAc--UDP-phosphate GlcNAc-1-phosphate transferase, whose product MMNYALVIAILAVALVLYYRWARSVGFTDKPNARSSHDRPTVLGAGILFPLATLLWYVLFDASEVYLLASVLMSGITGFIDDRKPLSPLIRLMIQFAAVALVLAESGVFGLPVFAVILYFILITGWVNTFNFMDGINGITALYALSVLCGVWLFLPDGSGALVPLVYVTGIAILIFSFYNVRPKALAFAGDVGSYSLGIILAYLVSGLVTSTGRWEFILLVGVYGVDSVLTILHRLIRKENIFDAHRSHLYQYLANEMRIPHVLVSVLYALTQLIVIISLYQLDVSCWSNLAIFWLVFLSLIYVFLKRWILNRVYKPEG is encoded by the coding sequence ATGATGAACTATGCTCTTGTTATAGCAATACTGGCAGTGGCATTGGTGCTTTATTACCGGTGGGCACGTTCGGTAGGTTTTACTGATAAGCCGAACGCCCGTAGCTCACATGACCGGCCTACGGTGCTGGGAGCCGGGATACTCTTTCCCTTGGCGACTTTGCTATGGTACGTTTTGTTCGATGCTTCAGAGGTATACCTGCTGGCATCCGTACTTATGTCCGGTATCACCGGATTCATAGACGACCGGAAGCCCCTCAGTCCGCTGATCCGGCTGATGATACAGTTTGCGGCCGTAGCTTTGGTATTAGCGGAATCAGGAGTCTTTGGGTTGCCGGTTTTTGCCGTGATCCTGTACTTTATCCTGATCACCGGCTGGGTCAACACGTTTAACTTTATGGACGGGATCAACGGGATCACCGCCCTGTATGCGCTCTCGGTGCTATGCGGGGTTTGGTTGTTTCTGCCGGATGGGTCCGGTGCCCTCGTCCCGCTGGTGTATGTGACCGGGATCGCGATACTGATTTTCAGCTTTTATAACGTCCGGCCAAAGGCGCTGGCCTTTGCCGGGGATGTAGGGAGTTACAGCCTGGGCATCATTCTGGCCTACCTGGTCTCCGGTCTGGTCACAAGCACCGGGCGATGGGAGTTTATCCTGTTGGTCGGGGTATACGGAGTGGATTCCGTGCTGACCATCCTGCACCGTCTGATCCGTAAAGAGAATATCTTTGATGCCCATCGCTCACATCTCTATCAGTATCTGGCCAATGAAATGCGTATCCCGCATGTTTTGGTATCGGTCCTATATGCACTTACTCAGCTGATCGTTATCATATCATTGTATCAGTTAGATGTCAGCTGTTGGAGCAACCTGGCTATTTTCTGGCTGGTATTCTTGTCCCTGATCTACGTCTTCCTGAAGAGGTGGATCTTGAATAGGGTATATAAACCTGAAGGTTAA
- a CDS encoding polysaccharide biosynthesis protein — protein sequence MDKILLEHRNWIKVVADAAIWSLLTIPAFILRFEFNVGTWLDTMLITAAVLMPFKLFVIIRFGWRSRSWQYSSVTDLLNLFKWLGGFTLIYFMTSLAIRPAFVVPLSVPVIEGMMALIVLGGMRFMARLYFIEYIKPKKVNGEIKRVMIAGAGDAGSMMAREMMRHPESGYKPVVFIDDNPVKWDQKISGIPIAGRTSELCNIAKEYKCDELIIAMPAESGDVIRRVVENARKCKLSHKIIPGLHELISGKVDIKTLRNVDLEDLLRRKPVQLDQVRIEEYVNHRRVMVTGAGGSIGSEIVRQIAKFEPESIVLLGRGENSIHRITREMMQNHPEIKLHIKIADVRDVHTMERIFEEARPEVVFHAAAHKHVPLMEKNPDQAIFNNVGGTRNLVNLSLDYGVKHFVNISTDKAINPTSVMGASKRIAEYVVERGSLQADPDQTFVSVRFGNVLGSRGSVIPIFREQIRKGGPVTVTDPDMVRYFMTIPEASQLVLMAGALRENGAVFVLDMGEPVRILDMARDLIRLSGLEPDKDIRIEITGKRPGEKLYEELLTDEEGTTMSRYEKIMMANRKGLPEHFGQKLNDLFTIAESGDSYSIREMIHRIVPSYSGLPKAESD from the coding sequence ATGGATAAGATCTTACTTGAACATCGTAACTGGATCAAAGTAGTTGCGGATGCAGCCATTTGGTCGCTGCTTACCATCCCTGCATTTATACTTCGCTTCGAATTTAATGTAGGTACCTGGCTGGATACTATGCTGATCACTGCAGCCGTGCTGATGCCTTTCAAACTGTTTGTGATCATCCGCTTCGGATGGCGGTCCCGTTCCTGGCAGTATTCCAGTGTAACCGACCTGCTGAATCTCTTTAAATGGCTGGGCGGGTTTACCCTGATCTATTTCATGACCTCCCTGGCGATCCGGCCTGCTTTCGTCGTTCCTTTATCTGTTCCGGTGATCGAAGGCATGATGGCACTGATCGTACTGGGCGGAATGCGTTTTATGGCGCGTCTCTATTTTATCGAATACATCAAGCCTAAAAAGGTGAACGGCGAGATCAAACGGGTGATGATCGCCGGGGCGGGAGATGCCGGTTCCATGATGGCACGGGAAATGATGCGTCACCCGGAATCAGGCTATAAACCTGTAGTATTTATTGATGATAACCCGGTTAAATGGGATCAGAAGATCTCCGGGATCCCTATTGCCGGACGTACCTCCGAACTGTGCAACATTGCCAAAGAATATAAATGCGATGAACTGATCATTGCTATGCCGGCGGAGTCCGGTGATGTGATCCGCAGAGTCGTGGAGAATGCCCGGAAGTGTAAATTGTCGCATAAGATCATACCAGGACTGCATGAGCTTATCTCCGGTAAGGTGGATATCAAGACCCTGCGGAATGTGGACCTGGAGGACCTGCTTCGCCGTAAACCGGTACAGCTGGACCAGGTACGGATCGAAGAATATGTAAATCATCGCAGGGTGATGGTTACCGGTGCCGGCGGATCCATCGGTTCCGAGATCGTACGGCAGATCGCTAAATTTGAGCCGGAAAGCATTGTACTGCTGGGCCGTGGGGAGAACAGCATCCACCGGATCACCCGTGAGATGATGCAGAATCATCCGGAGATCAAACTGCATATCAAGATCGCAGATGTACGGGATGTGCACACCATGGAGCGGATCTTTGAAGAGGCCCGACCCGAGGTGGTCTTCCATGCAGCCGCCCATAAGCATGTGCCTTTGATGGAGAAGAATCCCGACCAGGCTATTTTCAATAATGTGGGCGGGACCCGCAACCTGGTCAATCTCTCCCTGGATTACGGCGTTAAACATTTTGTGAATATCTCCACGGATAAAGCCATCAATCCTACCTCTGTGATGGGAGCTTCCAAGCGTATCGCTGAGTACGTAGTGGAAAGAGGCTCTCTGCAGGCAGACCCGGACCAGACCTTTGTATCGGTTCGGTTTGGTAACGTACTGGGCAGCCGGGGATCCGTGATCCCGATCTTCCGGGAGCAGATCCGTAAAGGCGGTCCCGTGACAGTCACCGATCCCGATATGGTGCGTTATTTCATGACCATACCGGAAGCCTCGCAGCTGGTCCTTATGGCCGGCGCACTGAGAGAGAACGGAGCAGTCTTTGTACTCGACATGGGTGAACCTGTCAGGATCCTGGATATGGCCCGTGACCTGATCCGTCTCTCGGGACTGGAACCGGACAAGGACATCCGGATCGAGATCACCGGTAAACGGCCGGGTGAAAAACTCTATGAGGAACTGCTTACCGACGAAGAGGGGACCACCATGTCTCGCTACGAAAAGATCATGATGGCCAACCGAAAGGGACTGCCGGAACACTTCGGTCAGAAACTGAATGACCTGTTCACGATTGCGGAATCCGGCGACTCTTATTCCATCCGGGAGATGATCCACCGGATCGTCCCCAGCTACTCGGGATTGCCAAAAGCGGAAAGCGATTAG
- a CDS encoding SLBB domain-containing protein, whose amino-acid sequence MSFLRTLFLSLFLFIVALPLSAQNLGIDFENLRADQLSDEQIQTIYQRIQSEGLTVDQVEALAIARGMNPLEVAKLRRRLNSIQLSGNANGTGAQGNRMRTDSQDTLDTPRYEIISTKPDSTSRIFGADLFNNTRLTFEPSLNIPTPPNYVLGPGDELIIDIYGAAEDNFQLMVSPEGAVQISGVGPVYVTGLTMDQARERITSKLSEIYSGLRGDDKNTFAQIALGQIRSIKVNLVGEVKVPGTYTVSSLSTVFNALYAAGGPSKEGTFRAIKVIRGDETAATVDLYDFLVYGDQSTNIQLQDQDIIQVGPYENRITVRGETKRIGLFETTEGETFADLLEYAGGFDQGAYTRRVKIERYTDTEKAVIEVSYPDDAGTMMKSGDKVTVGEVLDRYENRVQIEGAVFREGDYELEKNPTLMTLITNADGLMGDAFMDRAVIYRTLPNYRVEAIAVNLNRLMEDPATYDVTLMKDDVIRVASIFDIEETRTVNIRGSVLNPGSFPYFVGNTLKDVILQANGFSDDAAPYNIEVARRIPDDGSGEIRDQIAEVFNMSVENGMEMSAEVEEFEIMPYDQIFIRQSPTYAKQQVVTITGEVKYPGQYVIDSRDYRIDDLIEKSGGLTGYAYPEGASLKREGLRTNIDLNVEEADTLELAASLNRVGIKLEDAINNPRSRSNLLLQQGDVINIPKRLETVQIRGQVLYPVNTRFEQNKSFRSYIGSAGGFTEQANTKRAYIVHANGEVDRTKRFLFFKNYPDVRPGSILIVPEKREVQRLSTAERITVMSTIVSLAAIVTNTIFQIRR is encoded by the coding sequence ATGAGCTTCCTCAGAACCCTCTTTTTAAGTCTGTTTTTATTTATTGTTGCCCTGCCCCTCTCGGCCCAGAATCTGGGAATCGATTTTGAGAATCTACGTGCTGATCAGCTCAGCGATGAGCAGATACAAACGATCTATCAGCGCATACAGAGTGAAGGGCTGACCGTAGATCAGGTGGAGGCCCTGGCGATCGCCCGCGGCATGAACCCACTGGAAGTGGCAAAATTGCGCAGAAGGCTGAACAGTATTCAGCTTTCGGGAAATGCCAATGGTACCGGTGCGCAGGGAAACCGGATGCGAACCGATTCTCAGGATACCCTGGATACTCCCCGTTATGAGATCATATCTACCAAACCGGATTCAACTTCCAGGATCTTTGGTGCTGACCTGTTCAACAACACACGCCTTACGTTTGAACCTTCTCTGAATATCCCCACTCCGCCAAATTATGTACTGGGTCCGGGAGATGAGCTGATCATTGATATTTACGGAGCGGCCGAGGATAATTTCCAGCTGATGGTAAGTCCCGAAGGAGCGGTGCAGATCTCCGGTGTGGGACCGGTATATGTAACCGGTCTGACCATGGATCAGGCCAGAGAACGAATTACTTCTAAATTGTCTGAGATCTATTCCGGACTCCGGGGTGATGACAAGAATACCTTCGCACAGATCGCCCTGGGACAGATCCGCTCCATCAAGGTAAACCTGGTAGGCGAGGTTAAGGTCCCCGGCACCTATACCGTTTCTTCCCTTTCCACCGTATTCAATGCCTTGTATGCGGCGGGGGGACCTTCCAAAGAAGGAACCTTCCGGGCCATCAAAGTGATCCGCGGAGACGAAACGGCAGCCACGGTAGATCTGTATGATTTCCTGGTCTACGGAGATCAGTCTACCAATATTCAGCTGCAGGACCAGGATATTATCCAGGTTGGCCCCTATGAGAACCGCATTACCGTAAGAGGAGAAACGAAAAGGATCGGGTTATTTGAGACCACCGAAGGTGAGACCTTTGCGGACCTGCTGGAATATGCCGGCGGATTCGACCAGGGTGCTTATACCAGAAGAGTCAAGATCGAGCGCTACACGGACACCGAAAAAGCCGTTATAGAAGTAAGTTATCCCGATGATGCCGGGACTATGATGAAAAGCGGTGACAAAGTCACCGTGGGCGAAGTTCTGGACCGGTATGAGAACCGGGTACAGATCGAAGGAGCCGTTTTCCGGGAAGGAGATTATGAACTGGAGAAGAATCCTACGCTGATGACCCTGATCACCAATGCAGACGGACTCATGGGAGATGCTTTCATGGATCGTGCGGTGATCTACCGAACCCTTCCCAATTACCGGGTGGAAGCCATTGCGGTTAATCTGAACCGTCTGATGGAAGATCCAGCCACTTATGATGTAACGTTAATGAAAGATGATGTGATCCGCGTTGCCTCTATTTTTGATATCGAAGAGACCCGAACGGTGAATATTCGGGGATCCGTACTCAACCCGGGTTCTTTCCCCTATTTTGTAGGAAATACTCTGAAAGACGTGATCCTGCAGGCCAACGGATTCAGTGATGATGCTGCTCCCTATAATATTGAGGTAGCCCGCAGGATCCCGGACGACGGTTCCGGGGAGATCCGTGATCAGATCGCGGAAGTATTCAATATGTCCGTAGAGAACGGTATGGAAATGAGTGCCGAAGTAGAAGAGTTTGAGATCATGCCTTATGACCAGATCTTTATCCGTCAGTCGCCCACGTATGCCAAACAGCAGGTAGTGACCATCACAGGAGAAGTCAAATATCCCGGACAGTATGTGATCGACTCCCGTGACTACCGTATTGACGACCTGATCGAGAAAAGCGGCGGGTTGACCGGCTATGCCTATCCCGAAGGCGCCTCTCTGAAAAGAGAAGGACTGCGTACAAACATCGACCTGAATGTGGAAGAAGCCGACACCCTGGAACTGGCAGCCTCTCTGAACCGGGTGGGTATCAAACTGGAAGATGCGATCAATAATCCACGTTCCCGTTCTAATCTGTTGTTACAGCAGGGAGATGTGATCAACATCCCTAAGCGACTGGAAACCGTACAGATCCGCGGACAGGTGCTTTACCCGGTCAATACCCGCTTTGAGCAAAATAAGTCTTTCCGGAGCTATATCGGTTCTGCCGGCGGATTCACCGAACAGGCCAACACCAAGCGGGCCTATATTGTCCATGCCAATGGTGAAGTGGACCGCACCAAGCGATTCCTCTTTTTCAAGAACTACCCGGATGTACGCCCCGGCTCCATCCTGATCGTACCGGAAAAACGGGAAGTGCAGCGATTATCTACTGCGGAAAGGATCACCGTGATGTCGACTATTGTATCCCTTGCAGCGATCGTGACTAATACGATTTTTCAGATCCGGCGATGA